TAGGATTGCATTGGTAATGTATCAGACATTGTAACACTCATATGCATGCCATCCATATAAGAATGGGGAGAATATTTTGATGAATTGGTTGAAGGAACCtgcaaaaaaataagaaaataaaataaaaagaaaattaatttaaaaaataataaaatttaaaagaaaaaggaaatgccATGAACAGCTGTCCCTTTAGGTGTCTTCATGAAGACACCAAGGCTTCACTAAATATAAAACCAGACAAAACCCAAAAAGCTTCTCATAGCTGCCCCCTGAGGACTCTGCAAATCTTCATATTTTGTTAGGTCTGTTCCATCTCTGTTCTACCAGCCGGCAAGGCTAAGATCAGGTGAGTGGCTATGTCTGTAAGAAACTTCATAGGAGCTGATGTCAGCAGTCAGCAGATTACTGTTTGTGATATTCAATCGTGGTGGGGTTTTTGCTTCCGCTTCTGCTTATTCACTTGTTGCATGCTTAGACTCGAGCTCCTGGTGATATCCGGCTATCGATCTGATAAGTTCGGGGTTGTTTGGAATTGTTTTTGAAAGCAATCATTTCCGGGTTTTTGCATCGTGCAGTTCGGTTGGAAGATGTCCACCAAGTACGTAGTAGCAGCGGTGCTGGGATCATTTGCAATTGCTTGGGTAAAAGATCACTACGTTGCCGATAGGAAGATTTTTGGAGGTtgtttacatttattttagtttgtttctagataatttttttctttatattttatatataaataatgtctAGATAGATATCCACACCACGAATTCCTATACCCCTTATTTTTCGGGAAGCATCAACTATAACCCCAAAAGAATTAGATTTCGTAAACAACATAGAGGAAGAATGAAAGGGCTTATTGGGGCAATCGTATTTCTTTCGGTCGCCTAGATTGCACGTTACACTCTCCAACTGGCGGTGTTGAGTTTGTCGGGCAGGCTAGGGCACTGTCCCAAGAGTGTGTAGAGGAAAACCACCAGCCGTCCTCTCCGTGTTAGAGCGTAGAGCGCTACGACCCATGAGGTCCGCAGGTCTAGTTAGCAGCTGAGTTTTCATAGTGATGGTGATGTCGATCTGAGTGTTAATGATGATGAGCTTCAGACGATGTTGCGACCATGAGGGTAAGGCCGATTTGATCCTCCCAAGCATGAGCGTGATTAAGTGGCCCGATACTTGTAGGAAGGCGGCTTGAAGGCCAGCCTTGAGGATAATGGTCACAGCCGGGGTTGGCCTGTGACAGATACTGGCCTCGACGTGAGTTGGCCTCTAAGAGATGCCGGCCTCAACATGGAAGCCAAAATACTGTATTTCAACTTGGAAGCTTTAACTCTGATGAAGACGCTGGAAGTGGGTCTTGGCTATTTGGCAAGCCGATATAAGTGAGCCTTAGGCCAGAACCCTCGACTCAATGGAATAGACGGCCTGAAAGCCGGTCCTAAGAGTAATGCAACCACGAATCCCTGAGATTCGTAGCATGTGGATCTCGGCCTCGCAAAACTGAGAGGAATTGCACCTAGGTCCGAAAACCTAAGTTCGGGTGGAAGCCCGTTCCTTGCTCAGAAGCTCGAAAATGGGTAGAAGGGATAGATGTCGAATGATCGGTGTTGGACGGGAATTAGAGGTGTATGGTAATGAAGTGCATGAAAGATGAGAATTAGAGGTGTATGGTAATGAAGTGCACGAAAGGTAGATATGTAAGGTGCGATGCATGAAACGTAAAGATACGAGAAAAGTAAAGgataaatgaatgaaaagatatattaaaaatGCATATTGTGTAGTTTTGAAGGGGGTACAAATGAATACCAAACCGTAATTGGTAAACACCTAATAAgaagaaactaaataaagaATATCTAATAGAGCTCAAGATATAGGCTTGACCTAGGATAGAGCTCAAGATACCGTAATTGGTAAACATCTAATAAgaagaaactaaataaagaCTATCCTAAAAATTACTTGCCTACTCTCCACTTATTCCCTAGATATCTAAGATTAATAAAATGGAGAACCAGTCTAGCAAATTTGGAGAATAAATCTCCATTATTCCTAACTTTAAAGATAAGACaaagaaatgaaatttattatatctATGCACGTCCAGAGCATTCATGCAATATTTCACTTTCCATTTGCATATTGTATATATCTTGTGCATGTGAGAACTTTCCTTTGCCTTAGGCCTTCCCGTAGTCAACCATATGATCCTCTCTTTCCAATTGAGCACATGAGACAAACCTCAAGGTAATAAACTTCATATTGCCATCATTGTAAAATTACCTCATGCATGGAAAGTCCCCGAAATCGGAAAGACCATTGATACACGTCCGTGGCCAATACATTCATAATCTTCTTTCACTTGGCAACTCTTTCCTAGAAGAAATAATATGAGATATTCCCCGAAATAGAAAATCCTAGCCAATCATAGAGCCATCCACGTTTATTCCCGCCCGTACTTGGAAGCTTCCCACAACTTCCATCCTTGAGCCGTTCAATCTCCACACAGCTGTCCAAAATCGGGTGATGCTGCGGGCTAGGATCGGGTCTCGTCTTGGGCTTCGGTCACTGGCCATTCTCCTTGCATGGGCCTTGCTCTTCCAAACCAATCAATAATGGGCTGCCTTGTGAGTTCAATTAAACCCATAAAATCTATCTTAGCCATCATGTGCCCCACGAGCTCCTCAAATATCGCTAAGTGCGAAAAATTGGTGTAAACAGTGGTATATTAATCGTGGCCTGATGTCCCACCATGAACCTCTGAGCTTACTGCCTAATACTTGATGTATCACGTCGGGCCTATAACAATTGTTCTTGGACTCAGGCACCACGCCGAGGACAGTGGCGAACAAAGAGTGGTGGGAGGAGACCGATCGGAAGTTCCAGGCATGGCCTCGGACAGCAGGTCCCCCTGTGATCATGAACCCATCAGTCGCCAGAATTTCATCGTCAAGCCGCCCTGCGATGTTTGAATAGTTCAATGCCTGCCAAATCATCTGGTTGGAAAATGGAGTTTACGGAGGTAGATTCAAACACGCTTGTAGTAGATGCCAGTGCTGGTAATAAATCATACCACCTTATGGAATAAATAAGGGTAAAAGCTGAGACTTGTCTTGAGAGTCGACGCACATTCGGTCGTACTCGTGGaagtttaaatatataaacgaAGTCCAGCgcattttctttattaatcgAAAATAAAGTACTTTCAGCTACATCGATAGATGTCGGATCTTAGACAGGAGTAGCCGCAGATCAATGTACATCTTGTAGATTATTGGATTCTTTCTCAGATTCTGTATGAAAGGGGAAGAGTTCAAAGAACGAGACGCgggaaaagaagaatatgTGTCAAGCAAAGTAAGAATTTGCTCTTGTGCCTCCGGCATTAACTCCATCAAGCAGATTACGAGACGCGGACGACTCTAACATCGTCCAACACGGGCCCACACAAGTGTCCGTAGTCATGAAGCTTTGTATGGTAATATAAGCTGTAGAAGGTCAACCCTGTCTTTGTCGATGTCGCTTTGAACCTCATCCTCGCCATTCGGAACTCGCCCTTACCTGTGGAATTCAGCGGGACCTGGATCGACATTGCTCCTGCGTAAGCCTGCACCATCATCGATCCATGACAGCCGTTCTTAGCATCTCCGACAGTGAAGCTGAGATCATAGGTCTTGTTGGGGACTGTGCTGATGTGTTGGGCAATAGAGCTCTCGCGTCCGGCGACGAGCTCGATAGCAGCAAGGCCTGAGGGGACATGGAAGTGGCGGCTGTCGATGTACTTGACGGGCTTAAGGGACGCGATGATCCATCCTGGGAGCGGGGAGATCTTATCCTGTTGTCGTGGAGGGAGGAGGATGCCGGTGGAGAAGTTCTTGAACACGTGGGGCCCCACCTCGAAGCCTCCGTTCTTTACGAGATTGCCTGCAGGTAAGTTTTACGGATGGATTGATCAGAACAATCAGAACAAATGACTGAGCGTGATCACAACCAACACAGATAGTACAGTTACTCGCCTTTATCGTATTTCAGGGAAGGAATCTCCTTGATGGCAATAGCATCCAACAGGGGACCGCAGGCAGGGTCCTCCTGGATCCCGGGATTATGGAACGTGACCCGGACAATCTTGGAAGCTGCCTTGAAGGCCCAAGCATAAGTGTCCCCTCCATTGCTGCTGTACAGCGTCTGAATCCCGAGGTCTGCCGACTCCTGACCAGGCCGTACAGAGACCCTCAGCACCTCGTCCTGGGCGCAAGTCCTCGTGGCCCCGAACGTGAGTGAGTAAATCAAGCCCGGGTTCACTCTCACATACTGATAGATCGACGCCTCATTGCCCAGCCTCACTGCATGGGCCCCGCGGGGAATCGCTAGGTAGAACCCGCCTGGCTGTGGCCCGCCCGAGACGAACTCGACATGGCTGTTGATTACCCAGTTCGGGAGGGAGTACTTTCCAATAATGACGGTCTTGTTGAGGTTTGATGGTTTGGGTGCCAAGTGAAAGTCTCCGTTGCGGAGCAACCCTACAATGTAAACCATAACGAATCGATTAGCCAACCGTATAATCTGTCGAACTACGTTATTAATTATCCGTTATCAGCCCCTCCCACAGAGCAGCCGGACAAGTACGGAAAGGCTTACCGTCAAGCCGAGGAGCGGAGGCTGAAGAGGCAGAGGAGGCAGTGTAGAAGGAGAGGAAAGAGCAGAGGCATATCAGAGAGAGTTGCAAAAGAGACATTGCTTTTCGCATTGCGAAGACCAATAGTGAAGACGGCCTTACTATATAAAGATAAGGAGACACGGTAGACCTGAAATGAAAGTTATAAAAAAGACCCGGGAACTGCAGTACACCGTCTTTCTCGATccgtttttattttattgcttGATGATGCATCAACCGGTAATCACGTCTAGATCGGTCATCATGTTCGAGGAAACAGAGCAAGAAAGAGAGGGAGTGAAGGCGGCACCACATTTGCCGTGAAACACGTCGGCTTGTCTTCCAGATGGGTGAGAGAGATTCAGACTCTTCTTTAGCTTTGGCCACGAACTTCTACGTGAGGGGCTTTAATGGAGGTGGTGGGGGAGCCCACATGAGCTTTTAATATGCTTCCGTGATTTGCTCTGTTTTTCATGTAATTCAACGCTTCAGAGCTTTGCTTATTAGTTTATTAATGGAGGAATTGGCGGGAAGATCTTGCAGGACGGAGGACCCATTGCCGAGAAATCTTCCATGGGGGGCTCACATGCCGTATACGTGAGTGCAATTATGTACAAGCTTGGTACGAATCGTTGACTTTAAATATGGGGACATGTGCAGCAACCAGATTATCGGATTAACAGAAAGTCAACTTCCACAAGAAGAATTTATGTTATTACATAGCAACTCTTTTGTTATCTTAGCTATTGATCCATCATCTTCGAAACAGTAGAGTTACGGAGGAATCATAAGTGATCGGTTTATTGGACAAGCTGCTTTTCCGAGAGCCGCCTGATTGTCTGCTGTGTTAACTGATTGGTGCCTCTGGAAAGGCGGACTCTCTCATCTTTCCCGATGAGTATTTCAATGTCAATAGATGGCCTAATGTATTGTCTTTGGTAATTATCGTGCTGAAAAGTCGGTCGAGACGAGTGTGCTTCTTGAGATTGAAATGTCGAAAACTAGGTTTTGCATTGGCATTGATTTCTGACTTTTATGGACTTTGAGGAAGGAGGTACAAAAGTTTGATAGTGATGTTCACACTGAAACATAAGGAGGA
The sequence above is drawn from the Punica granatum isolate Tunisia-2019 chromosome 5, ASM765513v2, whole genome shotgun sequence genome and encodes:
- the LOC116208312 gene encoding uncharacterized protein LOC116208312 gives rise to the protein MRKAMSLLQLSLICLCSFLSFYTASSASSASAPRLDGLLRNGDFHLAPKPSNLNKTVIIGKYSLPNWVINSHVEFVSGGPQPGGFYLAIPRGAHAVRLGNEASIYQYVRVNPGLIYSLTFGATRTCAQDEVLRVSVRPGQESADLGIQTLYSSNGGDTYAWAFKAASKIVRVTFHNPGIQEDPACGPLLDAIAIKEIPSLKYDKGNLVKNGGFEVGPHVFKNFSTGILLPPRQQDKISPLPGWIIASLKPVKYIDSRHFHVPSGLAAIELVAGRESSIAQHISTVPNKTYDLSFTVGDAKNGCHGSMMVQAYAGAMSIQVPLNSTGKGEFRMARMRFKATSTKTGLTFYSLYYHTKLHDYGHLCGPVLDDVRVVRVS